A window of Saimiri boliviensis isolate mSaiBol1 chromosome 1, mSaiBol1.pri, whole genome shotgun sequence genomic DNA:
AAGAGAGAAAGCGAGCTGCTGAGCAGAAGCAGAAGGCAGAGAACTTCTGGAGAGGAGAGACATCCAGTGACCAGTTAGTGCTGGGGAAGAAAGATATGGGGTGGCCGTTCCAGGACGATGCCCAGGAGGGGCCTCTGGGCTGGATTCTGGGAAACCTGTGGAACACTGGtctcttttgcctttttctcatctttgagcTCCTGCGACAGAACATGCAGCATGAGCCAGCCTTTGATTCcagcagtgaggaggaggaggaggaagtccATGTTGTGCCTGTCACCTCTTACAACTGGCTTACTGACTTCCCCTCCCAGGAAGCCCTGGACTCCTTTTACAAACACTATGTTCAAAATGCCATCCGTGACCTGCCTTCCACCTGTGAGTTCGTGGAGAGTTTTGTGGACGATCTCATTGACGCTTGTCGGGTGCTCAGCCGCCAAGAGGCTCACCCACAGTTGGAAGACTGCTTGGGCATCGGGGCTGCCTTTGAGAAATGGGGAACCCTCCATGAGACCCAGAAATTTGATATCCTGGTGCCCATTGTCCCACCACAGGGCACCATGTTTGTCCTGGAGATGAGGGATCCAGCCCTGGGCCGCCGCTGTGGCTGTGTGCTGGTGGAGTCAGAATGCATGTGCAAGCGTGAGAAACTCCTAGGAGATGTGCTGTGCCTGGTGCACCACCACAGGGACCCCTCAGCGGTCTTGGGCAAGTGCAGTAGCTCCATCAAGGCAGCTCTCTGCACCGGCTTCCACCTAGACGTGTGCAAGACTGTGCAGTGGTTCCGGAACATGATGAGCAACGCCTGGGCCCTTGTGGCCCACAAGTATGACTTTAAACTCAGTCTCCCACCATCTACCACCTCCTGCAAGCTCAGGCTGAATTATCGCTCAGGCCGCTTTCTCTCAATCCACTTGGTCCTGGGGGTGCAACGAGAAGACACCTTGGTCTACTTGGTGAGTCATGCTCCTGATCAGGAGCAGCTCACCAGTGTGGACTGGCCTGAGTCCTTTGTGGCCTGTGAGCACTTGTTCCTAAAGCTGGTGGGGCGCTTTGCCCCTGAGAACACCTGTCACCTCAAGTGCCTCCAGATCATTTTAAGTCTCCGGCAGCATCAGAGCTTACCCCATGGAGCATCCTGCCCCATCCTCACCTCTTACCACTTTAAAACAGCCCTCATGCACCTCTTGGTACGGCTGCCCCTCACGGACTGGGCGCACAACATGCTCTCTCAGCGTCTCCAGGACATTCTCTGGTTCTTGGGCCGTGGCCTCCAGCAAAGGTCCCTCCATCATTTCCTCATTGGTAACACTTTGCTGCCCCTGACCATCCCAATCCCTAAGACATTTAGGAATGCTGAGCCTGTCAATCTCTTCCAACACCTGGTGCTCAACCCCAGGGCACATTCACAGGCAGTGGAAGAGTTCCAAAACCTTCTGACCCAGGTGAAAACTCTGCCTCATACCCCACTGGCTGCAGCACCTTGATGTAAAGACCATTTATAAAAAAACAGATGAAGGTATTTCTAATTGCTTGGACcacaaaagcatttatttttcagatatatcAGTGGTATATGTGACTTTCACCTTGCTAGTGGGGGCTGTGATAGCTAAGACACTTTAAGGAGTGTGTGAGGTGGTCATGAGGATGAGCCTAATGACCCTGCAGGGCCTAATCAAGGGTGGGCCATCTGAGGTTTTCTTCTGCTTAACTTTGATCATGACCCAAAGAAGGTCCAGGGAAATGAATGTTATGGGAGGATTTTGCTGCTAAGGAGAGAGGGGGACTGTgaagttgtgtttttttaatcaacaCTGGAATCAAGAGAACCAGAGAATACCTCCATTCTGGCTTATTCCTTTTTGTGATTAACTCCCAATATGTTCCTTGTGAATTGGTTTCCTTGTTGAACTGTTAATTCCTATCCAAGCTGGTGGCACTCCATTTTATCCTAAATACTGTGATGGGCAACTTCTCATATTTTAGgatgtaatttttcaaaatttcactaTTTTGAAGATATATCcaaggccgagcacggtggctcatgcctgtaatcccagcactttggggggccaaggtgggtggatcgcttgagctcaggagtttgagaccaccctgggcaacatgatgaaactcgtctctgctaaaatataaaaaattagctgggcatggtggtgcatgcctgtagtcccatctactcaggaggctaaggcacaagaatcaccaggagagggaggttgcagtgagacgagatcatgccactgcacttcagtttgggccacagagtgagactccatctcaaaaaaaaaaaaatgaaagaaaaaagaaaatataaccaaGATGTTTACAttccattttcttaatttaaCCCTGTTTTTATATGACAATAGAGATGTTTTTATGCATCTGAAAAAGCTACCTTATTAGCATTGATTCACAAATATTAAGTCAACAGTAACCTGTCTCATAATTGAGATAATGTATTTACTATAATTAATGAAATAGCTAACATCTGATGAACTTTTTAGTGCCTGGCGGCAACATTATACAAGGCTTCACTAGGCCAATCTTTTTGGGGGCTCTGAGATGAACAGTTACTTTTTTTCTTGGGGGAGCCACTTGTTAAATGTAAAGGTTTAGCTGCCATGTTTCGCTGTGTTTTTTCTCAGTCTGGTCATGCcccctttgtattttatttttttaaaaatgacaaaggtaTTACTTGAACTGTGTTTGTGGTTTTGAAAGAGGGGCCATCACAATCCAGGTTCATAGTCAGGTTTGTATAGGAAAGGATTGGGAAGCAGTCCACCTCTAAAATAGTGATTTTAGAGATATGATTGGTATATTTTTCCCTTGTTTCAAAACCATGGGATGCTGAGGAGGAGTGTTAAGAAATGCAACTATGGTTATGGGTATGGTTGTTTTGGAAATGCCAATGCCGTTCTATCTGCACTGCCAAGAAGATCTGCTGGGGAAAGTAACCTGTCCCCGCTGAATTTGACCTCAGTGGGGATCAGATGCTGGCTGTTATGGGCTTCAGCATAGAATACATACCTTCCCCTCCagcaaaaaataagtttaaaaatgtcCCAaagccaggtacaatggctcacacctgtaatgtcagcactttgggaggctgaggtgggcagatcacctgagcccaggagttcaagaccagcctgggcaacatgtcacgaccctgtctctacaaaaaaatagctgggccttgtggcatacacctgtggtccctgctactctggaggctgaggcagaaagccTGGCctcctgcttgagcccaggaggtcaaggctgcagtgagctatgatagagCTGCTGTACTCCAGCAAGCCTGGGaaaaacagtgagaccctgtctcaaaaaaaaaaaaaagtctcccagaAGCTGATGCCAGTCAGTATTCTGGCTCCTAGTACACAATAGCTATTGTGTTCCCATGTTGCCTGTGTCTTTCAGGTACTGCTTTCAAGGCAAGATGCAATGCTGGTTGGTTCTCTGCTGGTgggattttggtgttttagaaaCATCCATATActttttgtttagaaaattatttgctgATGTTTTAAATTACAAGTCAATAAAGGAGACTATTTTCTGTATACATTGGAATCTATGCAGTAACACAGTCAGCAGATCAGCATTCTCACATGCCTGTTCCCAAGAAGTTCGTTACCCTAATAGCTCCATTCAGTACATCCTGGTATTTCTCAATGTACTTTCAACCAGTCTGCCTTGTGGTTTCCCAGTGGCATGGCCAGTAGCCAGAAAAGAATAAGGAACACCTAGGTGATTAATTTTCATGGTACCCAAACCAAAATATCAGCCAAATTAGAAGATCTCAGTGGTTACAAACAACGTGCACAAACTCTGAAAGTCTGCTCAGGTAGAAAGAAGGTGGTATGATTTCTAGGGGTTGGTTGTCTCCAGTCtaatagataaaaaagaaaacaaagaccaggtatgggtacagtagctcatgcaagtaatcccagagctttgggaggccgaggtaggcggatcacttgaggtcaagagttcgaaaccagggctgggcgcagtggctcaagcctgtaatcccagcactttgggaggccgaggcgggtggatcatgaggtcaagagatcgagaccatcctggtcaacaaggtgaaaccccgtctctactaaaaatacaaaaagttagctgggcatggtggtgcgtgcctgtaatcccagctactccggaggctgagacaggagaattgcctgaacccaggaggcggaggttgcggtgagccaagatcgcgccattgcactccagcctgggtaacaagagcgaaactccgtctcaaaaaaaaaaaaagagttcaaaaccacccgGCCAATGTGGtagaacctcatctctactaaaaatttaaagaaatttgccaggcattgtgatgggcgcctgtaatcccagctactcaggaggctcaggcaggagaatcgcttgaacccaggaggtggaggttgcagtgagccaagatcacgccattatactccagcctgggtgacagagtgagactctgtctcaaa
This region includes:
- the ITPRIPL1 gene encoding inositol 1,4,5-trisphosphate receptor-interacting protein-like 1 isoform X2; the encoded protein is MAVISLLFLAVMYVVHHPLMVSDRMDLDTLARSRQLEKRMSEEMRLLEMEFEERKRAAEQKQKAENFWRGETSSDQLVLGKKDMGWPFQDDAQEGPLGWILGNLWNTGLFCLFLIFELLRQNMQHEPAFDSSSEEEEEEVHVVPVTSYNWLTDFPSQEALDSFYKHYVQNAIRDLPSTCEFVESFVDDLIDACRVLSRQEAHPQLEDCLGIGAAFEKWGTLHETQKFDILVPIVPPQGTMFVLEMRDPALGRRCGCVLVESECMCKREKLLGDVLCLVHHHRDPSAVLGKCSSSIKAALCTGFHLDVCKTVQWFRNMMSNAWALVAHKYDFKLSLPPSTTSCKLRLNYRSGRFLSIHLVLGVQREDTLVYLVSHAPDQEQLTSVDWPESFVACEHLFLKLVGRFAPENTCHLKCLQIILSLRQHQSLPHGASCPILTSYHFKTALMHLLVRLPLTDWAHNMLSQRLQDILWFLGRGLQQRSLHHFLIGNTLLPLTIPIPKTFRNAEPVNLFQHLVLNPRAHSQAVEEFQNLLTQVKTLPHTPLAAAP
- the ITPRIPL1 gene encoding inositol 1,4,5-trisphosphate receptor-interacting protein-like 1 isoform X1; amino-acid sequence: MNLDAEASMAVISLLFLAVMYVVHHPLMVSDRMDLDTLARSRQLEKRMSEEMRLLEMEFEERKRAAEQKQKAENFWRGETSSDQLVLGKKDMGWPFQDDAQEGPLGWILGNLWNTGLFCLFLIFELLRQNMQHEPAFDSSSEEEEEEVHVVPVTSYNWLTDFPSQEALDSFYKHYVQNAIRDLPSTCEFVESFVDDLIDACRVLSRQEAHPQLEDCLGIGAAFEKWGTLHETQKFDILVPIVPPQGTMFVLEMRDPALGRRCGCVLVESECMCKREKLLGDVLCLVHHHRDPSAVLGKCSSSIKAALCTGFHLDVCKTVQWFRNMMSNAWALVAHKYDFKLSLPPSTTSCKLRLNYRSGRFLSIHLVLGVQREDTLVYLVSHAPDQEQLTSVDWPESFVACEHLFLKLVGRFAPENTCHLKCLQIILSLRQHQSLPHGASCPILTSYHFKTALMHLLVRLPLTDWAHNMLSQRLQDILWFLGRGLQQRSLHHFLIGNTLLPLTIPIPKTFRNAEPVNLFQHLVLNPRAHSQAVEEFQNLLTQVKTLPHTPLAAAP